The DNA window TCTAGAAgcctccacaacaaaatggttTAATTGGTACTCCAATCCAATTATTTCTTGTTGGTTAAAATCAGCTGGATAGTACTTCTCAACCATCTTACAAATCTCACTAGATTGGAAAGATGCAAAACCATTTTTTGGAACCAATGTGACACAAATGGATAAAAGACCAATCACCTTCTCATTAAACTTCAGATTTAGTTCAGCCAACTGAGTATCAAGTGTTGCCCGAAATACCTCCACTCTAAAGAAATGATCTGTGGTAAAATGATTAGGTTGACGACGAGCACGGCCACCACGTAAAATGTATGTTTCATCCATGTTCGGGATATCAATATCATGGTCCACACAGAACTCCATAACCTTGCAAATAAAAGTTTCCCAACCATCATCTGATCTCATTTTCTCAAGAAGAATTTTTGTTGTTTGCACAAGACGGATAGCATTTACTATGTCCTGTGATTTCTTTTGGAGAGCTTGACCAAGTTGTTCGGTGATCTCCAATATTTCTCTCATGAGACATAGAATAAATACAAACTCAAAAGATATCATGTAGTTGAAAGAAGTATCCCCATCAGCACGATTTGTACCAGCTGTTGAGTCAGCAGCTAAATTTTGCAAAACTGTACTTACTGGATTAAACATGTCCATAAGGCTCGAAATTGAACCTAAGTGTGAACCCCACCTAGTGTCTCCTGGACGTTTTAGTGAGCGGATTTGATTTGCCCCTTGACCTGTCTCAAGCTCATCAACAGCCAACAACCGTGCAAGTTCAACCACTTGGGCATCATGAAGCTCATCATGCCGCTTTGCTGACGAGTCAACTGTGTTCACAATAAAGAGTAACTTCTGAAAAAACTGAGTAACAGGAACAACATCCTTTGCTGCAGCAACCAAAGCAAGTTGTAAACGATGTGCATAGCAATGGACATAATAAGCATAAGGGCATTCTTTAAGAACAAGTGCTTGCAGTCCATTCAACTCCCCCCTCATATTACTAGCACCATCATAACCTTGACCTCGAAGGTTCTGCACATCAAAACCATAGGTAGACAATACATAGCATATCTCCGCTTTCAGCGTTAGAGCTTTTGTGTTCCTCACATGTACCAAGTCAAAGAATCTTTCTTGTAAAACACCATCAATATCAACAAATCTCAGAACAATTGCCATTTGTTCTCGCTTTGAAATGTCACATGTCTCATCTACAATAATAGAGAACTTTTGATCACCAATTTCTTCACGAATATGCTTCCTGATTTTCAATGCAAAAATACTTAAAATTTCCTTTTGAATATCAGGTGACGTGTACTTGGCACATTGAGGAGCATTTTCCAAGACAACGGCAGCAATTTCAGGATTAAATTCTGCAAGAAGTTTAATCAATTCAATAAAATTTCCTCTATTTTTTGATTCAAGTTTCTCATCATGAGCTCTAAGAGAACAAGCTTGAAAGGTCAACCACTTAACAACAGCAATTGATGTTCTCAAACGTAGACGATTTTTTTCCCTCTCTTGATTACTTGCTACCTCCATAATATTATCTATATGATTCAGATTATTCAACAAAGCTTGGCATTCCTTAGCTGAGTTGTTGTGTTCCGAGCAAGGATCAGATCCTATATGAACCAAGAATGCACAATTTTTTCTATCATGAACTTTTTTCCAATTGTTGAATCCCTGTATTGTGAAGGCATCAAAACCACCCCTTTTCTTTATATTTTTGCTGCAGAGAAAACAAAGAAGACAATATGCCTTGCCACTACTCTCTGAATATTCTAACCAAGATGGAAACTCACTGAACCAATGGTATTGGAAACGGCATTGATGTCCCTGAGGACCAAAAGCTTTATAATTCTTCAATTTTGGTTGCATCGGACCTAACTTCAAATATGCTCGCTGAACTTCATTCTGTTGATTGCTTGGATACTCCCATATTTGTGGACGCAATGCAGGGTCCCTCTCTAAGAACTCAATTCCGCGAAATAAAACAGGAATAGGCTGCTGTTCCTCTTGCCTATGATGATGTTCGGCCTCAATCAGGGGAAGGGGAGATTGATCAGCATCACGAGGTGGCTCTTCCACTTGGACTTGCACTTGCTCATTCTCAATGTTTGATTCATCCCTTTTCCTTTTGAAAAATGAATTAATTCCTTTCTGTTGTATATGCATTGTTATCTACAGAAAAACATACTAATTTGAAACAGGGGAACTGAACAAGGCACCCTAAAAATCTAAATGGAGTAGAGAAAAATTTAGATTAAACTGCTATCTGTACCTTCGTAGCTCTGGCCTCTGGATTAGATCAGCAATTCAGAATACAGCTGCCAaatgcgatgaagaaggagccgACTCAGCCGAGGATGGAGTGAAGCTGCCAAATCCGGTCTGCGCCTGGCCGCTTCGGCCTCTCTGGCGGCGTCTCCACGTATGCCCTCGCCGCTCGTGCTGCTTGCGTTTTGGGAACCGACCAGAGCGAAGCTTGCAATGGAAGGCAAAACGTCTCTGCCTCTCTGGACTCCCGCCGCGTGGGTGCTATTGTTTCCTGGCTTGCTTGTTATCTGCTTCATGGGCTGATCTCGTGATACTTGGCCTGCTGGCCTGCTGCTGCTTATTTACTTCATGGGCCGATCTGATCTGGACACGATCTGGTGCAGTCCCCTGCTGCTACGTGTGTGTGTTTGTGGGCTAAATCTGCTCATACTTATTATatctatagaaatttgcaaAGGGCAAGGGGGGGCCGCGGCCCAGGCTGGCCGATGACTGGCTCCGCCAGTGTCCCGGGGCACTCCGCACCTCGGCCTCGCTGCCGTCGCACGCCCGTACCCGACGCAGCATGCAGATCTAGTTGCTCCGTTCCAAAATATCGttttagttttctaaatttataaattttagtatgcacatatatatatatatatatatgcatatagATGTATAGCAAATACTACGAATATAGAAAAGTTAAAACGAACTATATTTTTAGAACGGAAAACGGAAGGAGTATCAATGATCTAGCCGCTCCTAATCTTTTCGTGTATCTGAATGAAAAGAATAGAATTGTTTCGGTTTCCCTGCTCCACTTTTCATCCAACAAAATCAAAGGAGCTACCACCAGGCTATGCGGAGCCTCGAGCTCAACCTTATGATGCAGAGAAGCAATATGATCGTCAGAATCATTACGGCTCTTCCTCGACAAAGCAACAGAATACTGCTGTTTCTTTGCAACAATATACACGGAGCAATATGAGCCCACTTTGTACAATCATGCCGGCCCATTTCATGTTGTGCGGCTGAAAGTCAGGAGCCAATTCCAACCTTCTATCGATCGGCCGCCGATTGCAAGATTGTAGCTTGGTTCAAGTGCAGATAAATGGGGTAACAACTAGCAACACTAAGCGCAAGTACCACTCACTACAAAGTTTCCGGTTCATAACACTGAAGACGAAGAACGTTGCTAGATCCATTGCCGCCAAGCTGCGGTCACCTGTTGCCAATGAGCCAGACTCTGCTCTTTCATGGCAAGCTGGGTATCAGCAAGGTACCACCGTTCACAGTAATCACACCTGGTTTGATTTTGAGGTTCCACCTTCGCGGCTACTCCAGTTCACGTACACGATGACGCAGATTACATATCATGCTGCTAATTTTTTACCTATGCAAACTGCATAACAAATGGTATGGCCTAACTTATGTCACCAACAAAGTACTTCAGGACTAGCCAAGAGGTAGGCCGCCGCTGTTTCCAACGTAACTTTTGGGAGTTCCTGCATTAGCATTTCGCTTTCAGACTCCAGAATTTCTAAAATATCGGTCCTCAAGGATTCTTATGGCAGATTTGTGGGTTCCAAGTGGAGCCCCACTAACTCTGATTTATTTACTCTTTGGAGGAGGGGTTAGTGATGTTCATTAGTGACATCTTTCTCCATGAAAGCATGATAGTTGTTAATTAAGGCATGATGCTTCACCAAAAGGGCTGTGTTCCATCAATTGGAACTACTACTAGTCTATCAACCCGGTTCCAGCACTAGCTAGTAATTTTAAGAGACATAACTATGAAAAGTTCATTGATAAATCTAGGGCCTACAACTAACAAAAAAAATGCTTATCTTTGCTCTATTTCATTAGTTGATTTTCTAGCATAATACCCATTCAGGTAGTTTATAATCCTTATCTGATTGCTATGGACTTGATTACCAACTATTCTATATGTTTTCCATCTTGATTCATAGTAATTTTCTCTTTGCATTGCACAACTGTGTGTTTGACGACATGTGTTCATTTGAAACCTTAATAAGCTTTCGCTATACCAGATCTTGTTGCAGCTCATCCGCCATGACTTCATAAATCTAAAGTTTGGAATTTTGATCTTACATGTTATAATTCGTAATGAACCTAACCATGTGTTGTATCTTTTATTCCAAACCCAGAAACCCTCCCTTTCGACTTCTATTTAATAATCTATATTCTAGGTCTTGGCTATAGACATGCCTTTCAGTCTACATCTCAGTGCCCAAGAGGTTTCACTTTGAGTGAGTCTTTTCATGTAGTAATAATAATGGTAGAAGTGAATAATTTAGAGACACATATAGGGGTACTTTAGGGTTTTCTTATAATTGCAAGGGAGGGTAACTTACTACATCAGAAGTGAGTAATTCTTTTTATAAAGGAAGATGTGAGTAATTTAGAAGTAATCTAGATCTCGTGACTTGGTGTAAAGATTATACAAAATAGTTAGTCAGattttttttgagaatttttagGATCCCTTTCCTTTTCTAGCATATTGCGAGGATTAATGGTGGAGGCTCAAAAAAAAGATGGTGCCCAATTATTTATAGTAAGATTCAAATTATATGATCAGTTTGGGCCAACAACCAGTCGGAGTCAGCTGGCTCTTCAATTGTGCTACTGATTTATTTCTTCTTCTTTGGAGAGGAATATTGTTGCTAATTTCTCAGGCGATGGCGAATATAAAGTAGTAATTTGTAGAGAGGTCCACTTGTTTATGGTGTTGAGTTAATTGGTTCCAAATAATTCCACATGTACCAACTATTCACTCCAAGGTTACAAGGCGTATTTTGTTCCGTTAGGACAATAAGTTGACCAAAAATTATTTTATTAgtattttatttatgttatacaAAAGTATACTTATAGTAACAAAATTGAATATGGATCCAATTACATAATTTGTGTTACAAAAATAATATGTTATAATAGAGGAATTGTTTGTTAGAAAGCTTGTCCTAGCAAAACAAAATATACTTTGCCAttagaatggagggagtagtgCCTACATATATTGGCGAGGTACTTTGCACTGTCATTATAGCAACAAACCTTAACAATTGTGTAGTGGCAAGAAAAAGGTTTGCTAACTGCCTAACCACTAACAACAAACCAGTGGTTGCATCAGCAAACCTGACTGCTGTTGCGAGTCTACCATATATAATATACCAGGCTGGACACCAAAGGGCTACCaaatcattttatgcgccaaaaatgcAAAGGCATGGTGATACCTCAGAGTATTATATATAAAGCAAATTCTGTGTGTGGGTGATGATTTCAAGAAATGTGCATGTTTCGTTTGTTGAAATATagtttctctttttctttttgcgGGTAAATATACTTTCTCTAATTACAATTTACAAATAAGTGGTGTTTAGGGTTCTTTAAGTCAAGCGTTTCAACTCTATGTTAGTTTGTGTATTTGAAAACGATACAAGCACATTTGCCTTAAAATATAGTATCGTAAAGTATGCCTCTTCTATATTTTGTAAATATATCGTTCGAAATCTATAGTCAAAAGTTGTGTTTTGAAGACCCTGGCAGTGTCTAAAATGCCACTTATTTGTGATTACGGGGAGCAGCAGATCCTGCAAAATTAAGTAGGAGAAAAGTAGGTGACAATGCAGAAGCTAGAATCTACTTTGTAAAATGGACTAGATTGTTTCATCTTTTAACCATCAAATTAAAAAAGTTAgaggttttttttaaaaaaaaagaacaaaagTTAGAGGTTTGGGGAACGAGATTTACTACGGAGCAGGAGCTAGGTTTGCATATTGCTTATCTTTGAGTCAAAATGTGTTAGGCGACTTAGAGTTTGGGACTTGGGTGGAGATTACCTTTAACATTGACAGCTTTATAGGAGTTTGGCGAAGATGAGCAAATAGCAACAACGGCTAATGGCAGGTAGGGCCAGGAGCGGCCATAGGGCAAACTTTGAGAGAGGGCATGCTTCAAAGATTTCAAAATTTACGAAGCTTATATATGGTGAAAAATTGTTGATCAACATAGATCTAAAATTTTGATTGGGGACATGTGCACTCATGGGTAAATATGGGTTCGCTCCTAGGTACCACAGGATGGTGGCATGGGCACTGCTAACTATAGTGGTAGAAGATAACATTGGCTAAGGCCGGGGACGATATCCATTAGCTAGCTGTGGCCGCTGATGACGAGAGTACGTGGAGGTAGCTAGAGGTGGAGTGGCAATAGACGGAGCAGTGTGTGGGCAGTTGCATCGGGTGGAAAAAAAAATTAATGTAAGAGAGGGGTGAAGGGGGTACAATTAAAAGTTTGAAGTTGATGTAGCCCACTAAATCTAAATTTTATAGTCACAAAGTTTGACTTGCAAataaaaaattcaaatttgccaGACTGAAACAGAGTAGAACATGAAAAGATGAAAAAAAGAACCCAACATTTCGATCATGAAACCCAAATTCAACACCTTAGTCTTCTTATGCTGAACTTAGCCGTGTATTAGTTGGGTAAGCTACCACACCATAGTAATCCGAAAATTAGTATACAATAACCATAATGCAGTAAGGTCCTTCCTGTAAGGGTACGGTTGTAACATAAAGCCATAATGCAAAGAAAAAAAGTAAACTATAGGGTATGCTAGGAATAGTTGTTTCACGGCCATCGGTCGGTGGATTAGGTGGTCAATTAGGTGATGCATGAAACTAACCATACTGCAACTTGTAGTGGTGCAAGTACAGCATGACATCCTACCGGGCAAGGCACCGAAAGCAAGAGTtaagaaaagagagaagaagTAAACATAGTTGTAGCTTTAAAGGCTAAAGGCTAAACATAAAGATAAGGGGATTGGTGTTCTTACCCTACTCTGAACGCTAATTGTGATTTTACTCTTACTTTCCGCAACTTTATAATTTTatccctattttttaaaaatgAAGGCTCTATTTGCCCCTCTTTTTAACTTTGTTAGTGGGATCTGAAATAAACGATTttccaaaaaaagaaaaaccctTCATAATTGTGTGGAAAGACAACAATACCCCTTATCCTTTTACCCCCTCCAGACCACTCTCGcgacctcctctctctctccccctatTCTCCTCTAACCCGACCCAAGCGGTGGTTCCAGGGGGGCCGGTGGCAAGCGCTCGACCTGACTAGGGGCACCGGCGACATGCGCTTGACCCGGCCGCCAGAGGCGCCGGCACCGGCACGTGACCCGGctaggaagcggcggcgcgcgggcccaACCAGGGAGTGGTGGAGGCCGCCGAGGCGCGGCAGACGCACGGGGACAGTCTGCTTAGCCAGCTTGTCATGGATTTCTCCAACATTGAGGAAAATTCTAGGTAAATTTCTTTGTTCCTGTGGTATTGGATGCTAGATTTCGTTCAAATCGATTTGTAGGATGAATTAACTTCGATCTTTAGGGCGGTTGAGCTAATGCATATTCACTGCTGTGATTTGTAGGCCAAATCATAGACAAATGAATCTTGTTGTTAGAGTACGATCATTTTTCAGTTTGTGATGGGGGACAAAAGTCATGGATGCAGGGCAAGACATTGCCAACTCAAATTGTTGACATACATGACTATGGTGTGCTGCAATTAGTTGATTTCATTGCCGAACATTACATGTAGGGCTCAAAGCAGTACATAACTTTGTGGCATGAGTTGGACACCGACTCTATTGAGACAAAATCATATGAGGATTGTGTTGTACTATTGCTTTTGCTACACCTATGATGGATCTTATGTAGCTATGCATGTGTTCTGGACTTTTATACATCCAAGTTATGTCATGATGCTATCTATATGTTTCTTAGAATTTTTATTATTCTTTAGTTTTAGTTTTGTTGATTTTAGTTGACAAGATTATTCTCAGATTATTTTCATAAATATGATAAGATGTTGTCCATATGTTTAATGCTAAAATAGGGATAAAATCACAAAGTATTTATAAAAGTAGGGGCAAATTCGCATGGGTAAACTCGTCTTTTACCAGCTCATTTCACAACGTTAAGTGCTGAGTAGGGGTCAACTCTCTCTTTGTTTTCAAAAATAAGGGGCAAATTCACAATTGTTGGAAAAATGAGGGTAAAAATCACAATTCGTGATTAAAATAGAGGTAAGAACGCAATAG is part of the Panicum hallii strain FIL2 chromosome 2, PHallii_v3.1, whole genome shotgun sequence genome and encodes:
- the LOC112881059 gene encoding zinc finger MYM-type protein 1-like yields the protein MAIVLRFVDIDGVLQERFFDLVHVRNTKALTLKAEICYVLSTYGFDVQNLRGQGYDGASNMRGELNGLQALVLKECPYAYYVHCYAHRLQLALVAAAKDVVPVTQFFQKLLFIVNTVDSSAKRHDELHDAQVVELARLLAVDELETGQGANQIRSLKRPGDTRWGSHLGSISSLMDMFNPVSTVLQNLAADSTAGTNRADGDTSFNYMISFEFVFILCLMREILEITEQLGQALQKKSQDIVNAIRLVQTTKILLEKMRSDDGWETFICKVMEFCVDHDIDIPNMDETYILRGGRARRQPNHFTTDHFFRVEVFRATLDTQLAELNLKFNEKVIGLLSICVTLVPKNGFASFQSSEICKMVEKYYPADFNQQEIIGLEYQLNHFVVEASRSDDLKRIATLAELCKCLVNTGRHRVFNLVDRLLRLLVTLPVSTATAERAFSTLKIIKTRLRNRMEDDFLANSMLVNIEAEILGDYNYEDIIHDFIDVKKRKVHF